The Streptomyces cynarae genome contains a region encoding:
- a CDS encoding DUF3626 domain-containing protein: MDFRGDERAGSAAGTAAERALRHVTALSSGPPVPRDLRLTLNFHPDRLVRGGRPILRALAADGAYRSQFVTGTSNGGLTAHPGGDRWRWESRIFGGAYDTGPAHQRPVYGALNFRRQVVGAAPRFGSSHFRLTAATLERATFCYPDSAAEPCHFGVAAAMHLVELAEADRQDALNDYIEAHVHGPVLLERDVEALVLDASYRGTPVEAAARRLPCAVEWHPGYRLSVAELRRHADYRGAQYVELGERIAEDGCLDPRIVGDAVRTGRYVTQDLKMVWHCLARFGAPEGAGTARPAGTDGGAARPAAQQPAASGGHTPGTSAPSA; the protein is encoded by the coding sequence ATGGATTTCAGGGGAGACGAGCGAGCCGGATCCGCTGCCGGTACGGCGGCCGAACGGGCGCTGCGGCACGTCACGGCTCTCTCCTCGGGTCCCCCGGTACCCCGGGACCTGCGGCTGACCCTCAACTTCCATCCCGACCGGCTCGTGCGCGGCGGCCGGCCGATCCTGCGGGCGCTGGCCGCGGACGGCGCATACCGCTCGCAGTTCGTCACCGGCACCAGCAACGGCGGGCTCACCGCCCACCCCGGCGGTGACCGCTGGCGCTGGGAGAGCCGGATCTTCGGCGGCGCCTACGACACCGGGCCCGCGCATCAGCGGCCGGTGTACGGCGCGCTGAACTTCCGCCGTCAGGTGGTCGGGGCGGCGCCCCGCTTCGGCTCCTCGCACTTCCGGCTCACCGCCGCCACGCTGGAGCGGGCCACGTTCTGCTACCCGGACAGCGCGGCCGAGCCGTGCCACTTCGGGGTGGCCGCGGCCATGCACCTCGTCGAGCTGGCCGAGGCCGACCGCCAGGACGCCCTCAACGACTACATCGAGGCCCATGTGCACGGTCCGGTCCTGCTGGAGCGGGACGTGGAGGCCCTGGTCCTGGACGCGAGCTACCGCGGCACCCCCGTCGAGGCCGCCGCCCGCCGGCTGCCGTGCGCCGTGGAGTGGCACCCCGGCTACCGGCTCTCCGTCGCGGAGCTGCGCCGGCACGCGGACTACCGCGGCGCTCAGTACGTCGAGTTGGGGGAGCGGATCGCTGAGGACGGCTGCCTCGATCCGAGGATCGTCGGTGACGCCGTGCGCACGGGCCGGTACGTGACGCAGGACCTGAAGATGGTGTGGCACTGCCTGGCGCGCTTCGGCGCGCCGGAGGGGGCCGGGACGGCCCGTCCGGCCGGGACGGACGGCGGTGCGGCGCGGCCCGCGGCTCAGCAGCCGGCCGCCTCCGGCGGCCACACCCCGGGCACGAGCGCGCCCAGCGCGTAG
- a CDS encoding FBP domain-containing protein, protein MRSLTEQDIRNSFINCSKGEAKRLAIPRDLGERPWDDLDFLGWRDPGAPDRSYLVVERADRLVGVALRFPSSQRGFLHRSMCSLCLTTHPGNGVSLMTARKAGAAGREGNSVGVYMCTDLACSLYVRGKKVPEAGGRFQESLTEEEQIARMMANLSAFLDKLGT, encoded by the coding sequence ATGAGATCGCTCACCGAGCAGGACATCCGCAACTCCTTTATCAACTGCTCGAAGGGAGAGGCGAAACGCCTGGCGATACCCCGCGACCTCGGCGAACGCCCCTGGGACGACCTGGACTTCCTGGGCTGGCGGGATCCGGGGGCACCCGATCGCAGCTATCTGGTCGTCGAACGCGCCGACCGGCTCGTCGGCGTCGCGCTGCGCTTCCCGTCCTCGCAGCGCGGCTTCCTGCACCGCAGCATGTGCTCGCTGTGCCTGACCACCCACCCGGGCAACGGCGTGTCCCTGATGACGGCCCGGAAGGCGGGCGCGGCCGGCCGCGAGGGCAACTCGGTCGGCGTGTACATGTGTACCGACCTCGCGTGTTCCCTGTACGTGCGCGGAAAGAAGGTGCCCGAAGCCGGGGGCCGCTTCCAGGAGAGCCTCACGGAGGAGGAGCAGATCGCCCGGATGATGGCCAACCTCTCCGCCTTCCTGGACAAACTGGGCACCTGA
- a CDS encoding PIG-L deacetylase family protein, translating into MTAPRNEQLKAMPDDWRRALAVVAHPDDLEYGCAAAVAGWTDGGREVAYLLATRGEAGIDSLEPSACGPLREREQRASAAVVGVSTVEFLDHRDGVVEYGVPLRRDIAAAIRRHRPELVITLNHRDTWGGVAWNTPDHVAVGRATLDAAADAGNRWIFPELTERGLEPWNGVRWVAVAGSAQPTHAVDATAGLERAVRSLLRHRTYIEALTDEDPETYARSFLTAQTEAAGERFGGTPAVAFELFGR; encoded by the coding sequence ATGACCGCGCCACGGAACGAGCAGCTCAAAGCCATGCCGGACGACTGGCGGCGCGCCCTCGCCGTCGTCGCCCACCCCGACGACCTCGAGTACGGATGCGCGGCGGCCGTCGCCGGGTGGACCGACGGCGGCCGCGAGGTCGCTTATCTCCTCGCCACCCGAGGTGAGGCCGGGATCGACTCGCTGGAGCCTTCCGCGTGCGGACCGCTGCGGGAGCGGGAGCAGCGGGCGAGCGCCGCGGTGGTCGGCGTGTCCACGGTGGAGTTCCTGGACCACCGGGACGGGGTCGTCGAGTACGGGGTCCCGCTGCGCCGGGACATCGCGGCGGCGATCCGCCGTCACCGCCCGGAACTGGTCATCACCCTCAACCACCGCGACACCTGGGGCGGGGTCGCCTGGAACACCCCGGACCACGTGGCCGTGGGACGCGCCACCCTGGACGCGGCCGCGGACGCCGGCAACCGGTGGATCTTCCCCGAGCTCACCGAGCGCGGACTGGAGCCCTGGAACGGCGTTCGGTGGGTTGCCGTCGCCGGTTCCGCGCAGCCCACGCACGCCGTGGACGCGACAGCGGGGCTCGAACGCGCGGTGCGGTCACTCCTCCGACACCGCACCTACATCGAGGCGTTGACCGACGAGGACCCGGAGACCTACGCCCGGTCCTTCCTCACCGCCCAGACCGAGGCCGCGGGGGAGCGGTTCGGCGGGACACCGGCCGTGGCCTTCGAGCTGTTCGGCCGTTAG
- a CDS encoding L-rhamnose mutarotase: protein MQRVCFLLKVREDRIAEYRERHAAVWPEMLQALSATGWHNYSLFLRDDGLLVGYLETEDFEAALAGMEATEVNARWQAEMAPFFESLDGARPDEAMKPLTEVFHLA from the coding sequence ATGCAGCGCGTCTGTTTCCTGCTCAAGGTCCGTGAGGACCGGATCGCCGAGTACCGCGAACGCCACGCCGCCGTGTGGCCGGAGATGCTCCAAGCACTCTCGGCCACCGGCTGGCACAACTACTCCCTCTTCCTGAGGGACGACGGCCTGCTCGTCGGCTACCTGGAGACCGAGGACTTCGAAGCCGCCCTGGCCGGCATGGAGGCGACCGAGGTCAACGCCCGCTGGCAGGCCGAGATGGCGCCGTTCTTCGAGTCGCTGGACGGCGCCCGGCCCGACGAGGCCATGAAACCCCTCACCGAAGTGTTCCACCTCGCCTGA
- a CDS encoding FUSC family protein, translated as MRDVRDAWAQAAARIARWRQEPEVVQAVRSTAAATVAYVVALRLSPEPAPLTAPLTALLVVQVTLYATLTTGVRRVNSVVAGVVIAIAFSILVGLTWWSLALIILASLAVGHLVRVREFVQEVAISGMLVLGVTQVGSTAWARVVETLIGAAVGLATNLFIAPPVWLGAAEESIEGLARRIRQLMLRVGEEAAGQTPAAQAAARLHEARRLDHDIVLVDAALRQAEDSLKLNPRVREGLLHRIVLRTGLDTLEIVTVVLRVISRTLADLAKEREPEPLFESEIGATLDRLLSEIGDAVVSFAVLVTTDVSRSAESAEARLTEELVTAGATRDKLAQLLLEEVQRDSRQWQFHGAVLTEVNRILDELDIEHRTRRLLEELDRGTREQRERNPRLARLWDLVREPRFTQMRDLRRRRNRTGPPRRSR; from the coding sequence ATGCGAGATGTCCGTGATGCCTGGGCGCAGGCCGCCGCCCGGATCGCCAGGTGGCGACAGGAGCCCGAGGTCGTCCAGGCAGTGCGTTCGACGGCGGCCGCGACCGTCGCGTATGTCGTCGCCCTGCGCCTGAGCCCTGAGCCGGCCCCCCTGACCGCGCCCCTGACCGCGCTCCTCGTCGTACAGGTGACGCTGTACGCGACGCTCACCACCGGTGTGCGCCGGGTGAACTCCGTGGTGGCCGGGGTCGTCATCGCGATCGCCTTCAGCATCCTGGTGGGCCTGACCTGGTGGAGCCTCGCCCTGATCATCCTGGCCTCGCTGGCCGTGGGGCATCTCGTACGGGTCAGGGAGTTCGTGCAGGAAGTCGCGATCAGCGGCATGCTGGTCCTCGGGGTGACCCAGGTCGGCAGCACCGCCTGGGCCCGGGTCGTGGAGACGCTCATCGGCGCGGCGGTCGGCCTCGCCACCAATCTGTTCATCGCGCCCCCGGTGTGGCTGGGGGCCGCCGAAGAGTCCATCGAGGGGCTCGCGCGCCGGATCCGCCAGCTGATGCTGCGCGTCGGGGAGGAGGCCGCGGGGCAGACGCCGGCCGCGCAGGCGGCCGCACGGCTGCACGAGGCGCGCCGACTGGACCATGACATCGTCCTGGTGGACGCCGCGCTGCGGCAGGCCGAGGACAGCCTGAAGCTCAACCCGCGAGTCCGCGAGGGCCTGCTGCACCGGATCGTGCTGCGCACCGGACTCGACACGCTGGAGATCGTGACGGTGGTGCTGCGGGTGATCTCCCGCACCCTCGCCGACCTGGCGAAGGAGCGGGAGCCCGAGCCGCTGTTCGAGTCGGAGATCGGGGCGACGCTGGACCGGCTGCTGTCGGAGATCGGCGACGCCGTGGTCAGCTTCGCGGTGCTCGTCACCACCGATGTCAGCCGCAGCGCCGAGTCCGCGGAGGCCCGGCTCACCGAGGAGCTGGTGACGGCGGGTGCGACCCGCGACAAGCTGGCCCAGCTGCTGCTGGAGGAGGTGCAACGCGACAGCCGTCAGTGGCAGTTCCACGGCGCGGTGCTGACCGAGGTCAACCGCATCCTGGACGAGCTGGACATCGAGCACCGCACCCGGCGCCTGCTGGAGGAGCTGGACCGCGGCACGCGGGAGCAGCGCGAGCGCAACCCGCGTCTGGCCAGGCTGTGGGACCTGGTGCGCGAGCCCCGGTTCACCCAGATGCGTGATCTTCGTCGGCGCCGGAACCGCACGGGGCCGCCCCGGCGTTCCAGGTAG
- a CDS encoding alpha/beta hydrolase, giving the protein MTHSYRQPGIVLTDRRFTVPLDHDDADGETIELYAREVVASDKADDDLPWLLYLQGGPGFGAHRFIGKQAWLGRALEEFRVLLLDQRGTGASTPANRQTLPLRGGPREQADYLTHFRADSIVRDCEAIRPQVTGGAPWTVLGQSFGGFCTVAYLSTAPEGLRAALITGGLPALDAHADDVYRAAYPRIERKVAAHYARYPQDVERVRRIAEYLLRHEPVLNGGYRLTVEAFQSLGILLGGSEGSHRLHFLLEDAFVRTPQGLELSDAFQEEVHHLLSFAGHPLYALVHEAIYGQDERPTAWSAERVRAEFPQFDAGKALTGDGPVLFTGESVHPWMFDTDPALRPLRDTAHLLAERTDWTPLYDRARLAANEVPVAAAIYHDDMYVDTGHALDTARAIRGLRTWVTDEFEHDGVRAGGPRVLDRLLALARDEV; this is encoded by the coding sequence TTGACCCACAGCTACCGCCAGCCCGGCATCGTCCTCACCGACCGCCGCTTCACCGTGCCCCTGGACCACGACGACGCCGACGGCGAGACCATCGAGCTGTACGCGCGGGAGGTGGTGGCGAGCGACAAGGCGGACGACGACCTGCCCTGGCTGCTCTACCTCCAGGGCGGGCCCGGCTTCGGCGCGCACCGCTTCATCGGCAAGCAGGCCTGGCTCGGCCGCGCCCTCGAGGAGTTCCGCGTCCTGCTGCTCGACCAGCGCGGCACCGGCGCCTCCACACCCGCCAACCGGCAGACCCTCCCGCTGCGCGGCGGCCCCCGCGAACAGGCCGACTACCTCACCCACTTCCGCGCCGACTCCATCGTCCGCGACTGCGAGGCGATCCGCCCCCAGGTCACCGGCGGCGCCCCCTGGACGGTCCTCGGGCAGAGCTTCGGCGGCTTCTGCACCGTCGCCTACCTGTCGACGGCCCCCGAAGGGCTGCGCGCCGCACTGATCACCGGCGGCCTGCCCGCCCTCGACGCGCACGCCGACGACGTCTACCGGGCCGCCTACCCGCGTATCGAACGCAAGGTCGCCGCCCACTACGCCCGCTACCCGCAGGACGTCGAGCGCGTCCGCCGTATCGCCGAGTACCTGCTGCGACACGAGCCGGTCCTGAACGGCGGCTACCGGCTCACCGTGGAGGCGTTCCAGTCACTCGGCATCCTGCTCGGCGGCAGCGAGGGCAGCCACCGCCTGCACTTCCTCCTCGAGGACGCCTTCGTCCGCACCCCGCAGGGCCTCGAGCTCTCCGACGCCTTCCAGGAGGAGGTCCACCACCTGCTGTCGTTCGCGGGCCACCCTCTGTACGCGCTGGTCCACGAGGCGATCTACGGCCAGGACGAGCGCCCCACCGCGTGGTCGGCGGAGCGCGTGCGGGCCGAGTTCCCGCAGTTCGACGCGGGGAAGGCGCTCACGGGCGACGGGCCGGTGCTGTTCACGGGGGAGTCCGTGCACCCGTGGATGTTCGACACCGACCCGGCGCTGCGCCCGCTGCGTGACACCGCCCACCTGCTCGCCGAGCGCACCGACTGGACACCGCTGTACGACCGCGCCCGTCTCGCCGCCAACGAGGTGCCGGTGGCCGCGGCGATCTACCACGACGACATGTACGTCGACACCGGCCACGCGCTGGACACCGCCCGGGCGATCCGTGGCCTGCGCACCTGGGTGACGGACGAGTTCGAACACGACGGTGTCCGTGCGGGCGGTCCCCGCGTCCTGGACCGCCTGCTGGCGCTGGCGCGGGACGAGGTCTGA
- a CDS encoding pentapeptide repeat-containing protein, which produces MHAPSTDPSDLRGDCGSCFALCCVALPFARSADFAVDKDAGTPCHNLQGDFRCGVHSDLRQRGFTGCTVYDCFGAGQKVSQITFGGRDWRSGDREHARRMFAVFPVVRQLQELLRYLSEALTLPAARPVHADLRRMLEETERLTLRTPEELGELDVGAHRQEVNVLLLRTSELVRAGTGRRTKDRRGADLIGARLRGADLRGASLRGACLIAADLTGADLRHADLIGADMRDADLTDADLTDAFFLTQPQINAARGSAGTRLPASVTRPAHWTAHL; this is translated from the coding sequence ATGCACGCACCCTCCACCGATCCTTCCGACCTGCGCGGCGACTGCGGCTCCTGCTTCGCCCTGTGCTGTGTCGCGCTGCCCTTCGCCCGCTCCGCCGACTTCGCGGTCGACAAGGACGCCGGAACGCCCTGCCACAACCTCCAGGGCGACTTCCGCTGCGGTGTCCACTCCGACCTGCGGCAGCGTGGCTTCACCGGCTGCACGGTCTACGACTGCTTCGGTGCCGGGCAGAAGGTCTCGCAGATCACCTTCGGCGGGCGGGACTGGCGCTCGGGCGACCGGGAGCACGCCCGGCGGATGTTCGCCGTGTTCCCCGTCGTGCGGCAACTCCAGGAGCTGCTCCGGTACCTGAGCGAGGCGCTCACCCTCCCCGCGGCCCGCCCGGTCCACGCCGATCTGCGCCGCATGCTGGAGGAGACCGAGCGGCTGACCCTCCGGACCCCCGAGGAACTCGGCGAATTGGATGTGGGCGCGCACCGGCAGGAGGTCAACGTGCTGCTGCTGCGCACCAGTGAGCTGGTCCGTGCAGGGACCGGCCGCCGCACGAAGGACCGGCGGGGCGCGGATCTCATCGGCGCGCGTCTGAGGGGAGCCGACCTGCGCGGTGCCAGTCTGCGGGGCGCCTGCCTGATAGCCGCCGACCTCACGGGCGCCGACCTGCGCCACGCGGATCTGATCGGCGCCGATATGCGGGACGCGGACCTCACGGACGCCGATCTGACCGACGCCTTCTTTCTGACCCAGCCGCAGATCAACGCGGCGCGGGGGAGCGCGGGCACCAGGCTCCCGGCGTCCGTCACGCGCCCCGCCCACTGGACGGCGCACCTCTGA
- a CDS encoding LacI family DNA-binding transcriptional regulator — MAQSVGIKDVARAAGVSVGTVSNVINRPESVASETRARVLSVIDRLGYVRSESARQLRAGRSRIMGLLVLDMGNPFFVDVARGAERAARNAGLGVMVCNSAQSAAEEAEYLALFAEQRVRGVLLTPADATGRNIETFRRHGIPFVLVDRVAEGTTECSVSVDDVAGGALAVRHLLDAGHRFIAYVSGPPGLNQVRDRRTGALNALAEAGLGPEALRELPTERLDVAAGRDAGARLLGLAHRPTAVFCANDLLALGVLQAMFAAGVSVPDDLAIVGYDDIEFAAAAAVPLTSVRQPAVTMGALAAELLLEETEAEAAESTARPHEHRRVVLQPELVVRNSSLSAR; from the coding sequence ATGGCCCAGTCGGTGGGTATCAAGGACGTCGCCCGCGCCGCCGGAGTCTCTGTGGGCACGGTCTCGAACGTCATCAACCGTCCCGAGTCCGTCGCCTCCGAGACGCGCGCCCGCGTGCTGTCCGTGATAGACCGGCTCGGCTACGTCCGCAGCGAGTCGGCACGGCAGCTGCGGGCCGGGCGGAGCCGGATCATGGGCCTGCTCGTCCTCGACATGGGCAACCCGTTCTTCGTGGACGTGGCCCGTGGCGCCGAGCGGGCCGCCCGGAACGCCGGGCTCGGCGTGATGGTCTGCAACAGTGCGCAGAGCGCCGCCGAGGAGGCCGAGTACCTGGCGCTCTTCGCCGAGCAACGGGTGCGCGGCGTGCTGCTCACCCCCGCCGACGCGACCGGACGGAACATCGAGACGTTCCGTCGCCACGGCATCCCGTTCGTGCTCGTGGACCGGGTCGCCGAGGGCACCACCGAGTGCTCGGTGTCGGTCGACGACGTGGCGGGCGGCGCCCTGGCCGTGCGGCACCTCCTCGACGCCGGGCACCGCTTCATCGCATACGTCAGCGGGCCGCCCGGCCTCAACCAGGTCAGGGACCGCCGCACCGGCGCCCTGAACGCGCTGGCCGAGGCCGGGCTGGGCCCCGAGGCGCTGCGGGAACTGCCGACCGAGCGGCTCGACGTCGCCGCGGGCCGGGACGCCGGTGCCCGGCTCCTCGGGCTCGCACACCGTCCGACGGCCGTCTTCTGCGCCAACGACCTGCTCGCCCTCGGTGTCCTGCAGGCCATGTTCGCAGCCGGGGTCAGCGTTCCCGACGACCTCGCGATCGTCGGCTACGACGACATCGAGTTCGCCGCGGCCGCCGCGGTGCCGCTCACCTCCGTACGGCAGCCGGCCGTCACCATGGGCGCCCTCGCCGCCGAACTCCTCCTGGAGGAGACCGAGGCCGAGGCGGCCGAGTCGACCGCTCGCCCGCACGAACACCGGCGGGTCGTGCTCCAGCCGGAGCTGGTGGTGCGCAACTCCAGCCTGTCCGCGCGCTGA
- a CDS encoding BNR repeat-containing protein — MRRRTVLATALLSAVVAPGRAQAATPGPSVTRTGTTTLDSQAIYFVSYDGLVNNNSFQKNGLLTYQGYQYAAWYTSTRNAVVARRKLGASTWSTVTLSHQLKSDDSHNVISLGVSEIDGRLHLNMDSHSDGYFYVKSVAGLMDNPGTTAWTSSVFGAVQTSLDGLALTSQFTYPQFVSTPEGKLQLSYRVGISGNGRNALAEYDGSSWKALGEWSSSTGTYTSSHGSSTARNMYLHGIDYDVNGRLHAFFTWREQNAAVMCSSGGITNHDTGYVHSTDRGRTWRNDAGALVATTGTSDTVAVTDAGLVVDPLNPDHSLMNQESQFTDSTGLPHAIISYVPGRFGQCTTDYVADRTANGRAFHVRKNSSGTWQKTEIPVPLNSSQRTKLVLDKYDNAYAVFPYGRIAGASKSSGYTDWTLLYDGSGLNAFGEVVIDEMRVKADNTLSFMYQEKSSGTTPSALHVVDFALPA, encoded by the coding sequence ATGAGACGACGCACCGTGCTGGCGACCGCCCTGCTGAGCGCCGTGGTGGCTCCGGGGAGGGCGCAGGCGGCGACCCCCGGCCCCTCGGTCACCAGGACCGGCACCACCACACTCGACAGCCAGGCGATCTACTTCGTGTCGTACGACGGCCTGGTCAACAACAACTCCTTCCAGAAGAACGGCCTGCTCACCTACCAGGGCTACCAGTACGCCGCCTGGTACACCTCCACCCGCAACGCCGTGGTCGCCCGCCGCAAGCTCGGGGCGAGCACCTGGTCCACGGTCACCCTGTCCCACCAGCTCAAGAGCGACGACTCCCACAACGTCATCTCCCTGGGCGTCTCCGAGATCGACGGCCGTCTGCACCTCAACATGGACTCGCACAGTGACGGCTACTTCTACGTGAAGTCCGTCGCCGGGCTGATGGACAACCCCGGCACCACCGCCTGGACCTCGTCCGTCTTCGGTGCCGTCCAGACGTCCCTCGACGGACTCGCCCTCACCTCGCAGTTCACCTACCCGCAGTTCGTCTCCACCCCCGAGGGCAAGCTGCAACTGAGCTACCGGGTCGGGATTTCCGGCAACGGCCGCAACGCCCTCGCCGAGTACGACGGTTCGTCCTGGAAGGCGCTCGGTGAGTGGAGCAGCTCGACCGGCACCTACACCAGCTCGCACGGCTCCAGTACCGCCCGCAACATGTACCTGCACGGCATCGACTACGACGTGAACGGCCGCCTGCACGCCTTCTTCACCTGGCGCGAGCAGAACGCCGCCGTGATGTGCTCCAGCGGGGGCATCACCAACCACGACACCGGCTACGTCCACTCCACCGACCGCGGCCGCACCTGGCGCAACGACGCGGGCGCGCTCGTCGCCACCACCGGCACCTCCGACACGGTCGCCGTCACCGACGCAGGTCTCGTCGTGGACCCCCTCAACCCCGACCACTCCCTGATGAACCAGGAGAGCCAGTTCACCGACTCCACCGGCCTGCCGCACGCGATCATCAGCTACGTCCCCGGCCGCTTCGGCCAGTGCACCACGGACTACGTCGCCGACCGCACCGCGAACGGCCGCGCCTTCCACGTCCGCAAGAACTCCTCCGGCACCTGGCAGAAGACCGAGATCCCGGTCCCGCTGAACTCCAGCCAGCGCACCAAGCTGGTCCTCGACAAGTACGACAACGCCTACGCCGTCTTCCCCTACGGGCGCATCGCCGGCGCGTCGAAGTCCTCCGGCTACACGGACTGGACGCTGCTCTACGACGGCAGCGGCCTGAACGCCTTCGGCGAGGTCGTGATCGACGAGATGCGGGTGAAGGCGGACAACACCCTGTCCTTCATGTACCAGGAGAAGTCCAGTGGTACGACACCCTCGGCGCTCCACGTCGTCGACTTCGCCCTGCCCGCGTGA
- a CDS encoding DUF5999 family protein, which produces MCTHRPECPSADRPDHDAAVIVSAHPEQGWYRLCNGTIVFDDTGELLPDGRAVAPQRTTGRVDGVNV; this is translated from the coding sequence ATGTGCACGCACCGGCCCGAGTGCCCGTCGGCCGACCGCCCCGACCACGACGCGGCGGTCATCGTCTCCGCCCACCCCGAACAGGGGTGGTACCGGCTGTGCAACGGCACCATCGTCTTCGACGACACCGGCGAACTGCTGCCGGACGGACGGGCGGTGGCACCGCAGCGCACGACCGGCAGAGTGGACGGGGTGAACGTCTGA
- a CDS encoding GNAT family N-acetyltransferase — translation MDTTNDRQVRLEPWAEDDFWLLRRTNSPEMTEHLGGPETEERLAVRHRRYLAIEAGRMYRVTLADTGETVGSIGFWERSWRDATVWETGWGVLPEFQGLGLAARAARAVVEAARATGTHRYLHAFPRMDHPASNVVCRKAGFELLGQVDFEYPKGQWARSNDWRIDLART, via the coding sequence ATGGACACCACGAACGATCGCCAGGTGCGGCTCGAGCCCTGGGCCGAGGACGACTTCTGGCTGCTGCGCAGGACCAACAGTCCGGAGATGACGGAGCACTTGGGCGGCCCCGAGACCGAGGAGCGACTCGCCGTGCGGCACCGGCGCTACCTCGCCATCGAAGCGGGCCGGATGTACCGGGTCACGCTGGCGGACACTGGCGAGACGGTGGGGTCGATCGGCTTCTGGGAGCGGTCGTGGCGTGACGCAACGGTGTGGGAGACCGGGTGGGGCGTGCTGCCCGAGTTCCAGGGACTGGGCCTCGCCGCCCGGGCGGCCCGCGCGGTCGTCGAGGCGGCGCGAGCCACCGGGACCCACCGGTATCTGCACGCGTTCCCGAGAATGGACCACCCCGCCTCCAACGTGGTCTGCCGCAAGGCCGGCTTCGAGCTGCTCGGACAGGTCGACTTCGAGTACCCCAAGGGGCAGTGGGCCAGATCCAACGACTGGCGGATCGACCTCGCCCGCACCTGA
- a CDS encoding DUF2470 domain-containing protein gives MGHRHAWTAAPVAAERARSVLAAAWSCSVTARDGREEFTGAHSVAADGRVLLCPPAGSALPTAALCAPRGEPSVVLEFADVAPVPVRSRIRARLWLAGEVEPEGDQLALRPTRIALRRANGVVVVDLDEYASAEPDPLVAAEARLLTHLADAHPDAVQRLTRLVDPGSLHGAVRVQPLAVDRHGLTLRIERARDHGDVRLPFPEPADTVPQLAERMHALLAQAARTCPRALLRQRTDGDR, from the coding sequence ATGGGTCACCGTCACGCCTGGACGGCCGCGCCGGTCGCAGCGGAGCGTGCCCGTTCGGTGCTCGCCGCAGCATGGTCCTGCTCCGTGACCGCGCGGGACGGACGGGAGGAGTTCACCGGCGCACACTCCGTCGCCGCCGACGGCCGGGTGCTGCTGTGCCCGCCCGCAGGCAGCGCACTGCCCACGGCCGCCCTGTGCGCTCCCCGGGGAGAGCCGTCCGTGGTCCTGGAGTTCGCCGATGTCGCGCCCGTTCCCGTACGGTCCCGGATCCGCGCCCGGCTGTGGCTCGCAGGCGAGGTCGAGCCCGAGGGGGACCAACTCGCCCTGCGGCCGACGCGCATCGCTCTGCGCCGGGCGAACGGAGTGGTCGTCGTCGACCTCGACGAGTACGCGAGTGCCGAGCCCGATCCGCTCGTCGCCGCCGAGGCCCGCCTGCTCACCCACCTCGCCGACGCCCACCCGGACGCCGTCCAGCGGCTGACCCGGCTCGTCGATCCGGGCAGCCTGCACGGCGCCGTACGTGTCCAGCCGCTCGCCGTCGACCGGCACGGGCTGACGCTGCGCATCGAGCGGGCCCGCGACCACGGCGACGTACGCCTGCCGTTCCCCGAGCCCGCGGACACGGTCCCGCAGCTCGCCGAACGCATGCACGCCCTGCTCGCGCAGGCCGCCCGCACCTGCCCGCGCGCACTGCTGCGGCAGCGCACGGACGGCGACCGGTGA